A single Altererythrobacter sp. BO-6 DNA region contains:
- a CDS encoding ABC transporter permease — translation MLWIAIRMLTGDKQKFYGLLFGIAFSTLLITQQLTIFVNLVERGASGVYNVPTADVWVMDPVSRTTDVNYAMPSTALDQVRAVPGVKWAVPQLRATAAVRTRSGDLEGVGIIGVDDATLIGLPKRMIEGEKNVLSQPDSVIIDDVGITRFFENGEDPIGQRLELNDQRAVIRGVADAIPSFTSTVVLYTKYSQALNYVPGTRNRMSFVLVGADDGVTPDELVSRIEERTGLRARTRDQFARDGVDFIIQNTGIPTNFGITVVLGFVVGVAIVGLTFSLFIRDNIKQFGALKAIGVTNAKIRSMVVAQAGLVGFIGYCLGVLGTVLFLKAFASNPFFKGFYVPWQIPLISLGAVIVILGLTGWLSLRSVLKTEPAAVFR, via the coding sequence ATGCTCTGGATCGCCATCCGCATGCTCACCGGCGACAAGCAGAAATTCTATGGCCTGCTGTTCGGCATCGCATTTTCGACCCTGCTGATCACCCAGCAGCTGACCATCTTCGTCAATCTGGTCGAACGCGGAGCGAGCGGCGTCTATAATGTGCCGACCGCGGACGTGTGGGTGATGGACCCTGTCAGCCGCACCACTGACGTCAACTATGCCATGCCGTCGACCGCGCTGGACCAGGTGCGCGCAGTGCCCGGCGTCAAATGGGCGGTCCCCCAGCTTCGCGCCACCGCGGCCGTGCGCACGCGCAGCGGCGACCTTGAAGGCGTTGGCATCATCGGGGTGGACGATGCGACACTGATCGGCTTGCCCAAGCGGATGATCGAAGGCGAGAAGAACGTCCTGTCCCAACCAGACAGCGTGATCATCGATGATGTCGGGATCACCCGCTTCTTCGAGAATGGCGAGGATCCGATCGGCCAGCGGTTGGAATTGAACGACCAGCGCGCCGTTATCCGCGGCGTCGCCGATGCTATCCCGAGCTTCACCAGCACTGTCGTGCTCTACACCAAATACAGCCAGGCGCTGAATTACGTGCCGGGCACGCGCAATCGCATGTCTTTTGTGCTGGTAGGAGCAGATGACGGGGTGACGCCCGATGAGCTCGTTTCACGGATTGAAGAACGCACCGGGCTGCGAGCCCGCACCCGCGACCAGTTCGCACGCGACGGGGTGGACTTCATCATCCAGAACACCGGCATCCCGACCAATTTCGGGATCACCGTAGTGCTCGGCTTTGTGGTCGGCGTTGCCATCGTCGGCCTGACCTTCAGCCTGTTCATCCGCGACAACATCAAGCAGTTCGGCGCTTTGAAAGCGATTGGCGTAACCAATGCCAAGATCCGCAGCATGGTGGTGGCGCAAGCAGGGCTGGTCGGCTTCATCGGCTATTGCCTGGGCGTTCTGGGCACCGTGCTCTTTCTCAAGGCGTTTGCCAGCAACCCCTTCTTCAAGGGATTCTATGTCCCCTGGCAAATCCCGCTGATCAGCCTGGGCGCGGTGATCGTGATCCTTGGTCTGACCGGCTGGCTTAGCCTGCGCAGCGTGCTCAAGACCGAACCGGCGGCGGTTTTCCGGTGA
- a CDS encoding peptidylprolyl isomerase: MTLPGWTREPLVHFLIAGMLIYALFAWRGEEADPASRSITVEREQQAQLALVFERTMGRAPTDAELDAQIERFVREEVLYREALRLGLDREDAVVRRRMAQKMDMLAAARIEAATPDEPTLREWYNTHRERFASEAAYSFEQLWFDSEKSARTAQAKIAGGAGAEGLGQPISLPPSVKAMPNAEVRSRFGIQFMQELERLEAGQGWQGPIPSGLGWHLVRLELRDIGEAPPFEQVREAVESDWRMSTIAARKDAGYQVLRDAYSVKVER, translated from the coding sequence GTGACACTTCCAGGCTGGACGCGCGAACCGCTGGTCCATTTTCTGATCGCCGGGATGCTGATCTACGCGCTTTTCGCCTGGCGCGGGGAAGAGGCGGATCCGGCCAGCCGTTCCATCACAGTGGAACGCGAACAGCAGGCGCAACTGGCACTCGTGTTCGAACGTACGATGGGCCGGGCGCCCACAGACGCCGAACTGGACGCACAGATCGAACGCTTCGTCCGCGAAGAAGTGCTCTATCGCGAAGCGCTGCGGCTTGGGCTTGACCGGGAAGACGCCGTGGTCAGGCGGCGGATGGCGCAGAAGATGGATATGCTGGCGGCCGCGCGCATCGAGGCCGCAACGCCCGATGAGCCGACCTTGCGCGAATGGTACAACACCCACCGGGAGCGCTTCGCAAGTGAAGCTGCCTATTCGTTCGAGCAGCTGTGGTTTGATAGCGAGAAGTCGGCCAGGACAGCGCAGGCGAAGATCGCGGGCGGGGCCGGGGCAGAAGGGCTGGGCCAGCCGATCAGCTTGCCGCCTTCAGTCAAGGCTATGCCGAATGCGGAGGTGCGCAGCCGTTTTGGCATTCAGTTCATGCAGGAACTGGAAAGGCTCGAAGCCGGACAGGGTTGGCAAGGCCCTATCCCCTCGGGTCTGGGGTGGCATCTGGTTCGTCTGGAATTGCGGGATATCGGCGAGGCGCCACCGTTCGAGCAGGTGCGCGAAGCGGTCGAGAGCGACTGGCGCATGTCCACCATCGCTGCGCGCAAGGACGCAGGCTATCAGGTCCTGCGCGATGCCTACTCGGTGAAAGTCGAGCGGTGA
- a CDS encoding ABC transporter ATP-binding protein, translated as MLDTSAIGGCSPEAAICARAIARDFTAGSQTIRVLHDINVDIRPGELTYLVGESGSGKTTLISIMCGILYPTEGDVRVFGTDIYALDDTQLVNFRLENIGFIFQQYNLIPSIDAASNAAVPLIARGIDRLEARERAVEMLAKLNIADQAAKLPNQLSGGQQQRVAIARALVHEPRLVVCDEPTAALDAKSGRRVMDLLREVAVSEDRACIIVTHDNRVFDLADRILVLEDGRITHDGTDMPKDH; from the coding sequence ATGCTCGACACCAGTGCAATCGGTGGCTGCAGCCCCGAAGCGGCGATCTGCGCCCGCGCCATCGCGCGCGACTTTACCGCCGGCAGCCAGACCATCCGTGTGCTCCACGATATCAACGTCGATATCCGGCCGGGCGAGCTGACCTACCTTGTCGGCGAGAGCGGTTCTGGCAAAACCACGCTGATCTCGATCATGTGCGGCATCCTGTATCCGACCGAAGGCGACGTGCGCGTGTTTGGCACGGATATCTATGCGCTCGACGATACGCAGCTGGTCAATTTCCGGCTGGAGAACATCGGCTTCATCTTCCAGCAGTACAACCTCATCCCGTCGATCGACGCTGCATCGAATGCTGCTGTGCCGCTGATTGCGCGCGGGATCGATCGGCTTGAAGCGCGCGAGCGCGCCGTCGAGATGCTCGCCAAGCTGAACATCGCCGACCAGGCCGCCAAACTGCCCAACCAGCTTTCGGGCGGCCAGCAGCAACGCGTCGCGATCGCCCGCGCGCTGGTGCATGAACCCCGGCTGGTAGTGTGCGACGAACCCACCGCCGCGCTCGACGCCAAATCGGGCCGCCGGGTGATGGACCTGCTGCGCGAAGTCGCCGTCTCCGAAGACCGCGCCTGCATCATCGTCACCCATGACAACCGCGTTTTTGACCTGGCCGACCGCATCCTCGTGCTCGAGGACGGGCGGATCACGCATGACGGCACCGACATGCCGAAGGACCACTGA
- a CDS encoding TetR/AcrR family transcriptional regulator, producing MSTEQIEAGSRPVSKKSAAGRGRPVDASKRDAIVAAAADAFFSHGYAASSIEQIAADAGVSKVTVYNHFGDKRALFAAAVERECEKMRGHFSIDAELASLGIRERLTAIGEAIFAFLSRPEMVQFERRIAAETEHEPELGIAFLKAGPWRMKAAFSALLAFANERGELEIGDPQLAAEQFVSMCKGMGDLERRFGATPSQGDDRRRIAGAVDVFLRAYEPGEGTKPDFSDRK from the coding sequence TTGTCAACCGAGCAAATCGAGGCAGGTTCCCGTCCTGTATCGAAAAAATCTGCCGCCGGGCGCGGCCGGCCGGTCGACGCCTCCAAGCGCGACGCGATCGTTGCCGCCGCCGCCGATGCGTTTTTCTCGCATGGCTATGCCGCCAGCTCGATCGAGCAGATCGCCGCCGATGCGGGGGTTTCCAAGGTTACGGTCTACAATCACTTCGGTGACAAGCGGGCCTTGTTTGCCGCCGCGGTCGAGCGCGAATGCGAGAAGATGCGGGGGCATTTCTCGATCGATGCGGAGCTTGCCAGCCTCGGCATCCGCGAGCGGCTAACTGCGATCGGCGAAGCGATCTTTGCCTTTCTCTCGCGCCCCGAGATGGTCCAGTTCGAGCGCCGGATCGCCGCCGAAACCGAACATGAGCCCGAGCTTGGCATTGCCTTCCTGAAGGCTGGGCCGTGGCGGATGAAGGCCGCATTCAGTGCCCTTCTGGCCTTTGCCAACGAGCGCGGCGAGCTGGAAATCGGCGATCCCCAGCTTGCAGCCGAGCAATTCGTCTCAATGTGCAAGGGCATGGGGGATCTGGAACGGCGATTCGGCGCGACGCCATCGCAGGGTGACGATCGGCGCCGGATTGCAGGTGCGGTTGACGTATTCCTTCGCGCTTATGAGCCTGGGGAGGGCACTAAGCCCGATTTCTCTGATCGGAAATGA
- a CDS encoding HupE/UreJ family protein — translation MKWLLAMLLGLLLVVPAAADELRPFAIEFTERQPGNWTLDWKQPLASPDEDELIVPQLPANCTMLGRPVVRAAPMALIAHAEATCAGDVSGGTIGLPQLVGNSDALALVAPLGRPVQALRLTASEPQATIAAKPERWTVARDYFAIGTEHILMGWDHLLFVIALVLLVQGGWAVVKAATAFTVAHSLTLAAVILGYAGLPQRPVEALIAASIVFLAVELARGKGDSWTRRWPWIVAFGFGLLHGFGFAGALREIGLPEGEVPVALLTFNLGVEAGQLLVIAAVLALRAAVGRLVPKADAPALKAATYAIGIVAAYWLVDRVLA, via the coding sequence GTGAAATGGCTTCTGGCCATGCTACTGGGGCTGCTGCTCGTCGTGCCTGCGGCGGCCGACGAATTGCGGCCCTTCGCCATCGAATTCACCGAGCGCCAGCCCGGCAACTGGACGCTCGACTGGAAGCAGCCGCTGGCTTCTCCCGACGAAGATGAATTGATCGTCCCGCAATTGCCCGCGAACTGCACGATGCTCGGCAGGCCGGTGGTGCGAGCCGCCCCCATGGCGCTGATTGCTCATGCGGAAGCCACCTGCGCAGGCGATGTATCGGGCGGCACGATCGGCCTGCCGCAACTGGTGGGAAACAGCGATGCGCTGGCGCTCGTCGCGCCGCTGGGGCGCCCGGTGCAGGCCTTGCGGCTAACCGCGTCCGAACCCCAGGCAACCATTGCTGCGAAGCCCGAGCGCTGGACGGTCGCCCGGGACTATTTCGCGATCGGCACCGAACACATCCTGATGGGGTGGGACCACCTGCTGTTCGTGATCGCGCTGGTGCTCCTGGTGCAGGGCGGGTGGGCGGTGGTGAAGGCGGCCACAGCGTTCACCGTGGCGCATTCGCTCACGCTGGCGGCGGTGATATTGGGCTATGCCGGCTTGCCGCAGCGCCCGGTCGAAGCACTTATCGCAGCTTCGATAGTGTTCCTCGCGGTTGAACTGGCGCGCGGCAAGGGGGACAGCTGGACCCGGCGCTGGCCATGGATCGTCGCGTTCGGTTTCGGCCTGCTCCATGGGTTCGGATTCGCCGGTGCCTTGCGGGAGATCGGGCTGCCCGAAGGCGAGGTCCCGGTCGCGCTGCTGACCTTCAACCTCGGTGTCGAAGCAGGGCAATTGCTGGTGATCGCCGCGGTGCTGGCGCTACGCGCAGCAGTTGGGCGGCTAGTGCCAAAGGCGGACGCTCCCGCGCTTAAGGCTGCGACTTATGCGATCGGGATCGTCGCCGCCTATTGGCTGGTCGACCGGGTGCTCGCCTGA
- a CDS encoding efflux transporter outer membrane subunit: MTPRLLLTAAGSLALAGCVAGPAPEIATPAPELPDSYLYTPDTTAQEGLAALLPAEDPAFASLSARALDEGPTLSEALARVDAARAAARGAGAARLPNIGANASVTASRTNPAQFGTNLPPGVSFDTDQTAYAANLTASWELDLFGRLKASERAALARLDSASATAEAVRLALLAEIAGAVIDWRTNTARETALAQDLEAAMRLAQLADKREQAGLAPGFDRVRAEAAASQSHSRLAALQGERAQIVGRLVALTGQSPATVSSALAQGGGAAPLPAPPSALPSELLTQRPDVRAAAAELAAADADLAAAARARFPRLTLSGALGLLAFDLGALFDPGSDVYSATAGLATPLLDFGRIQAQIDGAAAGKRAAFATYRGAVFGALGEAEAAYGVVAGADAQAEAAAREKADLERAASLAETRYRAGLADFLTVLEARRAADASGERAAAALGQTQRARVQLWLALGGDAQASTRSTSQ; encoded by the coding sequence ATGACACCGCGCTTGCTACTGACTGCGGCGGGTTCGCTGGCACTGGCAGGCTGCGTGGCGGGTCCGGCGCCAGAGATCGCAACGCCTGCCCCCGAACTGCCAGACAGCTATCTCTACACGCCTGACACCACTGCGCAGGAAGGACTTGCAGCGCTGCTTCCGGCGGAGGACCCGGCCTTCGCCAGCCTGTCCGCGCGTGCGCTGGACGAAGGCCCGACACTGTCGGAGGCTCTTGCCCGGGTCGATGCGGCTCGTGCCGCCGCGCGCGGCGCCGGGGCGGCGCGATTGCCCAATATCGGGGCCAATGCCTCCGTGACGGCCAGCCGCACCAATCCTGCCCAATTCGGCACCAATTTGCCGCCGGGTGTTTCATTCGACACCGACCAGACCGCCTATGCAGCGAACCTTACCGCCAGTTGGGAACTTGACCTGTTCGGCCGGCTCAAGGCCAGCGAACGCGCAGCGCTCGCCCGGCTCGATAGCGCAAGCGCCACCGCTGAAGCCGTGCGGCTCGCGCTGCTGGCGGAAATCGCCGGGGCAGTGATCGACTGGCGCACCAATACCGCGCGCGAAACCGCGCTGGCGCAGGATCTTGAAGCGGCCATGCGCCTCGCTCAGCTTGCGGACAAGCGGGAGCAGGCGGGCCTTGCCCCAGGGTTTGACCGCGTTCGCGCCGAAGCGGCAGCCAGCCAGTCGCACTCGCGCCTCGCGGCCTTGCAGGGCGAACGCGCGCAGATAGTCGGGCGCCTGGTCGCTCTTACTGGACAGAGTCCGGCAACGGTCAGCTCCGCTTTGGCGCAAGGAGGCGGGGCAGCACCCTTGCCTGCGCCGCCATCAGCCTTGCCATCCGAACTGTTGACGCAGCGCCCCGATGTCCGCGCCGCAGCTGCCGAATTGGCTGCTGCCGACGCGGATCTGGCCGCCGCCGCGCGCGCACGCTTCCCGCGCCTGACGCTTTCAGGTGCGTTGGGCCTGCTCGCCTTCGATCTGGGCGCGCTGTTCGATCCCGGTTCGGATGTTTACTCGGCCACCGCAGGGCTTGCCACACCGCTGCTCGATTTCGGCCGGATCCAGGCCCAGATTGATGGTGCTGCAGCGGGTAAGCGTGCCGCATTCGCCACCTATCGCGGCGCTGTATTCGGCGCCCTCGGTGAAGCCGAAGCCGCCTATGGTGTCGTCGCCGGCGCTGATGCGCAGGCCGAAGCCGCCGCCCGCGAGAAGGCCGACCTGGAACGTGCCGCATCGCTGGCCGAGACCCGCTATCGCGCCGGGCTGGCAGACTTCCTCACCGTGCTCGAAGCGCGCCGCGCCGCCGATGCGAGCGGTGAACGCGCTGCGGCCGCGCTGGGCCAGACGCAGCGGGCGCGGGTCCAGCTATGGCTGGCGCTGGGCGGGGATGCTCAGGCGAGCACCCGGTCGACCAGCCAATAG
- the ftsH gene encoding ATP-dependent zinc metalloprotease FtsH, translated as MSDQHDPREPNDGGQGPGGPNPMIRTLMIWGGVFLALLLAVSVFGNTSQTQGTAIRYSDFRDAVAEGSVKEVQIAPEKITGVMKNDTPFSTVPVPGDSDLYQLLEENGVEFSGQAAEEPNLLLYILIQSLPFILILGIAFFALRQVQKGGGGGAMGFGKSKAKLLTERQGRVTFDDVAGIDEAREELEEIVEFLRDPHRFSKLGGQIPKGALLVGSPGTGKTLLARAIAGEAGVPFFTISGSDFVEMFVGVGASRVRDMFEQAKKNAPCIVFIDEIDAVGRHRGHGLGNSNDEREQTLNQLLVEMDGFEANEGIIIIAATNRPDVLDPALLRPGRFDRQVVVPIPDIDGREKILGVHMKKVPLAPDVNPRTIARGTPGFSGADLANLVNEAALLAARRNKRLVAMQEFEDAKDKVMMGTERRSMVMTDDEKKMTAYHEAGHALVSINEPASDPIHKATIIPRGRALGMVMRLPERDNYSYHRDKMHANLAVAMGGRVAEEIIFGHEKVSSGASGDIQYATDLARNMVTKWGMSDKLGPLQYEASQEGYLGMGQTMRTMSGEETNKLIDAEIKDLVEGGLKRARDVLTEQEDKLHLIAQALLEYETLTGDEIGQLMKDGKIDRPDQPSGPAVIQPVSGSAVPKAGKKFGGEGAPQGA; from the coding sequence ATGAGCGACCAGCACGATCCGCGCGAGCCAAATGATGGCGGTCAGGGCCCCGGCGGCCCGAACCCGATGATCAGGACGTTGATGATCTGGGGCGGGGTGTTCCTTGCCCTGCTGCTGGCCGTGTCGGTATTTGGCAACACTTCGCAAACGCAGGGCACCGCGATCCGCTATTCGGATTTCCGCGATGCTGTGGCCGAAGGCTCGGTCAAGGAAGTGCAGATTGCGCCTGAAAAGATCACCGGCGTGATGAAGAACGACACGCCCTTCTCGACCGTGCCGGTTCCGGGCGATTCAGATCTTTACCAGCTGCTTGAGGAAAACGGGGTCGAGTTTTCCGGCCAGGCTGCCGAAGAACCCAATTTGCTGCTCTACATCCTGATCCAGTCGCTACCGTTTATCCTGATCCTCGGCATCGCCTTCTTCGCCTTGCGTCAGGTGCAGAAGGGTGGTGGCGGCGGCGCAATGGGTTTCGGTAAGTCCAAGGCCAAGCTGCTTACCGAGCGGCAGGGCCGCGTGACCTTTGACGACGTCGCCGGGATCGACGAAGCGCGCGAGGAACTGGAGGAAATCGTCGAGTTCCTGCGCGATCCGCACCGCTTTTCCAAGCTGGGCGGCCAGATCCCCAAGGGTGCACTGCTGGTTGGCTCGCCCGGTACCGGCAAGACGCTGCTGGCCCGCGCGATTGCCGGTGAGGCAGGCGTTCCCTTCTTCACCATTTCCGGCTCGGACTTCGTCGAAATGTTCGTCGGCGTTGGCGCCAGCCGGGTTCGCGACATGTTCGAACAGGCCAAGAAGAACGCGCCCTGTATCGTCTTCATCGACGAAATCGACGCGGTCGGTCGCCATCGCGGCCACGGCCTCGGCAATTCGAACGACGAGCGCGAGCAGACGCTGAACCAGCTGCTGGTCGAGATGGATGGCTTCGAAGCCAACGAAGGCATCATCATCATCGCCGCCACCAACCGCCCTGACGTGCTTGACCCGGCGCTGCTGCGACCGGGCCGCTTCGACCGCCAGGTGGTGGTGCCGATCCCCGATATTGACGGGCGCGAGAAGATCCTGGGCGTGCACATGAAGAAGGTGCCGCTGGCGCCCGACGTGAATCCGCGTACGATCGCCCGCGGCACACCGGGCTTCTCGGGCGCCGACCTCGCCAACCTCGTGAATGAGGCAGCCCTGCTCGCCGCACGTCGCAACAAGCGGTTGGTGGCAATGCAGGAGTTCGAAGACGCCAAGGACAAGGTCATGATGGGCACAGAGCGGCGCAGCATGGTCATGACCGATGACGAGAAGAAGATGACTGCCTATCATGAGGCCGGGCATGCGCTTGTCTCGATCAACGAACCTGCATCTGACCCGATCCACAAGGCCACGATCATCCCGCGCGGGCGCGCGCTGGGCATGGTGATGCGCCTGCCAGAGCGCGACAATTATTCGTATCACCGCGACAAGATGCATGCGAATCTGGCCGTGGCGATGGGCGGACGCGTGGCGGAAGAGATCATCTTCGGTCACGAGAAGGTGTCATCCGGTGCATCGGGTGACATCCAGTATGCGACCGATCTGGCGCGCAACATGGTCACCAAATGGGGCATGTCCGACAAGCTCGGCCCGCTGCAGTACGAGGCGAGCCAGGAAGGCTATCTGGGCATGGGGCAGACCATGCGCACCATGTCAGGCGAGGAAACCAACAAGCTGATCGACGCGGAGATCAAGGACCTCGTTGAAGGTGGGCTCAAGCGTGCACGCGATGTGCTGACCGAACAGGAGGACAAGCTCCACCTGATCGCGCAGGCCTTGCTCGAATACGAAACCTTGACCGGCGACGAAATCGGCCAGCTGATGAAGGATGGCAAGATCGACCGTCCTGACCAGCCGTCAGGCCCGGCGGTGATCCAGCCCGTATCAGGTTCGGCCGTCCCCAAGGCTGGCAAGAAATTCGGCGGCGAAGGCGCTCCACAGGGCGCCTGA
- a CDS encoding DUF3604 domain-containing protein: MGAKAFRGVLTATALIALAGCDASVSEEQKGTGEGTIELAEFPDRPYWGDTHLHTDVSFDAFGFGNRLGVEDALRFARGEEVTSTTGTKARLARPLDFLVISDHSDGMGILRRLADAPRLLLRDKTMRRWHDMLNEDPRSSIRATSEIITAAAADRLPAAMRNGDNTEETFDLWNAQLVALDRYNQPGKFTALAGFEYSLLPDGNNLHRVVMFRDGKDRTSQVVPFASLGTTAEQLWDYMAAYERDTGGKVLAIPHNSNMSNGLMFELSMPGGGQMTAEYARKRARAEPVVEVTQIKGDSETHPLLSPNDEFAEFGNKGWEVGNLDASIKTTPDMLLGSYIREALKRGLTLEQQIGVNPYAFGLIGSTDSHTALATGDEDNFFGKHTGNEPKFRDRALVPQNLGTREGRFGWNYLAGGYAAAWARGNTRAEIFDAFARREVYATTGPRMVVRWFGGFDFSEADWQGDWVRAGYTRGVPMGGELTDSGKAPRFLISALKDPDGANLDRVQVVKGWLDASGALQERVYDVVWSDMDKRRPVGGKVPAVGDTVDRSNATYTNSIGAAELRALWTDPDYRKGQRAFYYLRVLEIPTPRWTLFDAVRFGIKLPPEPMADAVAQERAYSSPIWLKPSA; encoded by the coding sequence ATGGGTGCGAAGGCGTTTCGAGGAGTCCTGACAGCTACGGCGCTTATCGCGCTGGCTGGCTGCGATGCGTCGGTCAGCGAGGAACAAAAGGGAACTGGCGAAGGGACGATCGAGCTCGCCGAATTCCCTGATCGCCCCTATTGGGGGGACACCCACCTTCATACTGACGTTTCCTTCGATGCCTTCGGTTTTGGCAACCGGCTTGGTGTGGAGGATGCACTGCGCTTTGCCAGGGGTGAGGAGGTTACTTCAACCACTGGCACCAAGGCCCGGCTCGCGCGCCCGCTCGACTTCCTGGTTATCTCGGACCACTCGGACGGCATGGGGATATTGCGCCGGCTCGCCGATGCGCCGCGGCTGCTGTTAAGAGATAAGACCATGCGGCGCTGGCATGACATGCTCAACGAGGATCCGCGCTCATCAATTCGTGCAACGTCCGAAATCATCACCGCAGCGGCAGCAGACCGGCTTCCTGCTGCAATGCGGAATGGCGACAACACCGAAGAGACGTTCGACCTTTGGAATGCCCAGCTTGTCGCACTCGACCGCTATAACCAGCCGGGCAAGTTCACTGCGCTCGCCGGCTTCGAATACTCGCTGCTGCCTGATGGCAACAATCTCCATCGCGTAGTGATGTTTCGCGATGGCAAGGATCGGACGTCGCAGGTCGTGCCCTTCGCCAGTCTTGGCACCACCGCAGAGCAGCTTTGGGACTATATGGCTGCCTATGAGCGGGACACCGGCGGCAAGGTCCTGGCAATCCCGCACAATTCGAACATGTCGAACGGGTTGATGTTCGAACTTTCCATGCCCGGTGGCGGGCAGATGACGGCAGAATATGCCCGCAAACGTGCAAGAGCCGAACCGGTCGTGGAAGTAACCCAGATCAAGGGTGACAGCGAAACGCATCCGCTCCTTTCGCCCAATGACGAATTTGCCGAGTTCGGCAACAAGGGGTGGGAGGTCGGAAATCTGGATGCCTCGATCAAGACCACGCCAGACATGTTGCTGGGCAGCTATATCCGGGAAGCACTCAAGCGCGGCCTAACGCTGGAGCAACAGATTGGCGTCAACCCTTACGCCTTCGGTTTGATCGGTTCGACTGACAGCCATACCGCGCTCGCAACTGGGGATGAGGATAATTTCTTCGGCAAGCACACCGGGAATGAACCCAAATTTCGCGACCGGGCGCTGGTGCCCCAGAACCTCGGCACCCGCGAAGGCCGCTTCGGCTGGAATTATCTCGCCGGTGGCTATGCAGCGGCCTGGGCGCGCGGCAACACCCGTGCGGAGATATTCGATGCCTTCGCCCGGCGCGAAGTCTACGCCACCACCGGCCCTCGCATGGTGGTGCGCTGGTTCGGCGGCTTCGACTTCAGCGAGGCCGACTGGCAGGGCGACTGGGTACGCGCAGGCTATACCCGCGGCGTGCCGATGGGCGGCGAACTGACCGATAGCGGCAAGGCGCCGCGCTTCCTTATCTCTGCGCTCAAAGACCCTGACGGAGCGAACCTCGATCGGGTACAGGTTGTCAAAGGATGGCTCGATGCCTCGGGTGCGCTGCAGGAACGAGTTTACGATGTCGTCTGGTCAGACATGGATAAGCGCCGGCCGGTCGGCGGCAAAGTGCCCGCAGTCGGGGACACTGTCGATCGCAGCAATGCGACATATACCAACAGCATCGGCGCCGCCGAACTGCGCGCCCTGTGGACAGACCCCGATTACCGCAAGGGGCAACGCGCGTTCTATTACTTGCGCGTACTGGAAATTCCCACGCCACGCTGGACCCTGTTCGATGCGGTGCGGTTCGGTATAAAACTGCCGCCAGAGCCGATGGCCGACGCCGTGGCGCAGGAACGTGCCTATTCCTCGCCGATCTGGCTCAAGCCATCAGCTTAG
- a CDS encoding efflux RND transporter periplasmic adaptor subunit — protein MALLPENISFSRKILPIIAVVGLIAAVISIWRGLPDRELAEPEQTPLTASGELANSPRVAGAGVVEPSSEIIDIGTALSGLVTQLLVKPGDFVAEGQPLFVVDDRAARARLREASAAIAEASAAIREAQTARTTAQRQLDLYAAIEDPAAVSRSEVIRAEGEAAAASSRLELARARLAAAQAAAGSAQTELGRLTVRAPIAGEILQVNVRPGEFVSTMGGSSEPYIRMGETRPLHVRIDIDEDEALRVAMGKKAIVSPRGGADKRVDATFVRAEPLVVPKRSLTNSAAERVDVRVLQLIYALPEEARGTFRVGQQVDAFIPATEAQSQ, from the coding sequence ATGGCACTGCTACCTGAAAATATCAGCTTCTCGCGCAAGATCCTGCCCATCATTGCCGTGGTGGGGCTGATCGCCGCGGTCATTTCGATCTGGCGCGGCCTGCCCGACCGCGAACTGGCAGAGCCGGAGCAGACTCCGCTGACTGCTAGCGGCGAGCTCGCCAATTCGCCGCGCGTGGCGGGTGCGGGGGTGGTCGAACCCTCGAGCGAAATCATCGATATCGGCACCGCGCTGTCAGGCCTGGTAACACAGCTGTTGGTGAAGCCCGGCGATTTCGTGGCCGAAGGCCAGCCGCTGTTCGTGGTTGACGACCGCGCGGCGCGGGCGCGGCTGCGGGAAGCGAGTGCCGCCATCGCGGAAGCGAGTGCTGCGATCCGCGAAGCGCAAACCGCGCGCACCACGGCGCAGCGCCAGCTCGACCTTTATGCCGCGATTGAAGACCCGGCTGCCGTGAGCCGCAGCGAGGTAATCCGCGCCGAAGGCGAAGCGGCTGCGGCATCATCGCGGCTCGAACTGGCACGCGCGCGCCTTGCGGCTGCACAAGCGGCGGCGGGCAGCGCCCAGACCGAGCTGGGCCGACTGACCGTGCGCGCGCCGATCGCTGGCGAAATCCTGCAGGTGAACGTGCGGCCCGGCGAGTTCGTCTCGACCATGGGCGGCAGCAGCGAGCCCTATATCCGCATGGGCGAAACCCGGCCGCTGCATGTCCGGATCGATATCGACGAGGATGAAGCGCTGCGCGTTGCCATGGGCAAGAAGGCCATTGTTTCGCCACGTGGCGGTGCGGACAAACGGGTCGATGCCACATTCGTGCGCGCCGAGCCGCTGGTAGTGCCCAAGCGCTCGCTTACCAATTCGGCCGCCGAACGGGTCGATGTGCGGGTGCTGCAGCTGATCTATGCCCTGCCCGAAGAGGCGCGCGGCACCTTCCGGGTCGGCCAGCAGGTCGATGCCTTCATCCCCGCAACCGAGGCGCAAAGCCAATGA